TCCAGCGCATCCTTGCCTTCCCAGTCACCTTTGATGGCGGTCGCGATAACGCCCGTGCCGATGGGTTTGGTCAGCACCAGCTTGTCGCCGGGAACAAGTGCCGCGTTGGAAGTGTATCCGTCCGGATCAATCACGCCGGTGACAGAAAGCCCGTACTTGATCTCGGGGTCTTCCACACTGTGACCGCCGGCAAGAACAGCACCGGATTCGCGAATCTTGTCATACCCGCCATGAATGATATCCCGCAGCATGTCGAGCGGCATGCTCTTCACAGGAAAACATACGATATTCATGGCGCACCACGGCTCACCGCCCATGGCATAGACGTCCGAAAGCGAATTCGCGGCAGCTATCTGCCCGAATTTATAGGGATCGTTAACAATCGGCGTGAAAAAATCGAGAGTCTGCACCAAAGCCTTTCCGGCGGGAAAGTGCAGAATGGCGGCGTCTTCGTTATTTGAAGTGCCGGTTATCACCCTGCCCTGCCCTGCCGGATCATCTTTGGGCAACGATGCTAAAATCTGCTCCAGGTCCCCCGGAGCTATTTTGGCAGCTCAGCCTGCGGCTTTGACCTTGTCCACCAAGGTGGGCCTGGTCGTAGGTCTGGAAACAGTCATTCCTATGCGTTCCGAAATAGCTTGGTCTTTTCCTTAAGGTACAGGATAAAACCGGATACCGCCGGGAAGAAGTGGCGTTTGGCGTGATGCACGCAATAGAACTGCCTGCGCACCACCACATCTGTCAACGGAATTATCCTCAGTTCGCCCCGGTCGACCATATCAGTGACGGCAAGACGCGAAGTCATGCTCACACCAAGGCCCGCCTTGACGCACTGCAGCACGGCCTGCGTGGAATCAACCGTCAGCCCTGCGGTGAAACGCCGCACATCCACACCCTTGTCAGCAAGCACGCGGGTGAAGCTCTTGCGGGTTCCGGAACCGCTTTCCCGCATGATCCAGGGGTACCGGCCAAGATCTCTGCTGCTCAGAGAGGTACCATCGGGGAACATGTCTGTGGGAGCGATGAATACAAGCTCATCGTCAATGACAGGAGTGTATGCCAGTTCGGGATGTGAATCCTGCGCACCGACAATGCCAAGCGTGATTTCACCTTCGGAAACCATCTCGATGATTCGCGAGGAGTCCCCAACTCTGAGCTCCATGGTCACGCCGGGATGACGCTTCATAAACCCGGAAATGATGGGAGGAATGAGGTAGTGAGCTGGGATGGTACTTCCGCCGACCACAAAATGGCCGGTTATCTCATCCTGCAGCTGCGTTATTTCGGCTTTGGCAGCCTCGATGCTGGCGAATGCCTGACGCGCATATTGATACAGCACCTCTCCCGCCGCTGTGGGCAGAACCATACGCCCCATGCGGTCAAGGAGCTGAACCTCAAGTTCCTTCTCCAGAGAAAGCACGTGCGCACTAATGGTTGGCTGTGAAAGGAAGAGTTCTTTTCCGGCCTGGGAAAAACTCTTCAACTCATACACTTTGCAAAATGCTTCTAGCTTTCTGAAATCGATCATGACTATGCACTACATCGGAATTTCTGATAGCACAAGAGGGGTACGCGTTGTTCTTATAAAAAAACAAAAAGGCCGCTGTGATTACACAGCGGCCTTCATGTACATAGTATGCGGTTTATTCACCGGCCGGAGCCGGATCATTCAACCAGCTAACTATTCAGCCTTGGCAGCAGCTTCAGCTGCGGCCACGGCCTGCTTCACGGCTTCTTCCTTGGCAACCTTGGGTTCAGCCTGAGCTACCTCGGCAGTTTCGCCGGGCTTACGGGTCAACTCTATTACGGCCATGGGTGCGTTGTCGCCGCGACGATTGGCGCCGAGCTTCAGAACGCGGGTATAGCCGCCGGGAACACCGACATAGAGAGGGCCGATTTCATCAAAGAGCTTCTTCACCAGCTGGTGAGAGCCAAGAACGCTATATGCCTGACGGCGTGCATGCAGGTCGTTGCGGAGGGCCAGAGTGATCAGGGGCTCTACAACGCTGCGAAGGTTTTTGGCCTTAACTTCAGTGGTACGAAGCTTATAATGAGTCAGCAGGGACTTAGCCATGTTGCGGAACATGGCCTTACGATGAGCGGGAGTCCTGCTCAACTTCTTTCCGGAATTGCTATGCCTCATTTTGCTGCTTCCTCTTCAACCAATCCTGGTATTTCTTCTCAAAGCCATCGACCTGCATCCCAAAGTCCAGATCCATTTCGCAGAGCACTCGACGAATTTCGTCAAGGGACTTGCGACCAAAGTTCTTGGTCTTCAGCATTTCAGATTCAGATCGCTGAACCAGCTCGCCAACAAGAGTGATGTTTGCGCTCTTCAGGCAGTTGGTAGCACGAACTGAAAGTTCAAGCTCATCAATACCCTTGAAGAGATTTTCATTCACACCGCTGTCTGCAGAAGAAGAGCTGGACTCTTCTTCAGAGATGCGTTCATCGAAGTTGATGAACACAGAGATCTGATCCTTAATGATCTTCGCGCTGTACGCGATGGCATCTTCAGGGGAAATAGAACCGTCGGTCCACACCTGAAGGATGAGCTTGTCATAGTTCGTCATCTGACCAACGCGAGCCTGCTCAACGGCGTAGGCAACCTTGCGTACAGGCGCGAAGCTGGCATCGAGAGCGATAAGCCCGATCTCGTCACCGAGTCCTTCGTGCATGTCAGCCGGCACATATCCCTTACCCATTCTCACTTCGAGTTCGAAGGTAAGTTCCTTGTCCTCGGTGAGGGTAAAGAGGTGCAGATCAGGGTTGAGCACCATCACGTGCTGGTTGCCGGGAATGGCAGCAGCAGTAACGGGGCCCTTCTGATTCACGGTGAACGCAATCTTCTGAGGCTCTTCCGTATCCATGCCGAATCTGATCTGCTTCAAGTTCAGAATCACATCGGTCACGTCTTCCAGAACACCCTCAATGGTGGTGAACTCGTGCTGTACACCGGAGATCTTCACAGCGACAATAGCTGCGCCCTGAAGCGATGCGAGCAGTACACGACGAAGAGCATTACCGATGGTGTTGCCGTATCCGCGTTCCAGCGGTTCGCAAACGAACTTGCCGTACTGGGTATCGGCATCACCGGAACGGGTGATGGTTTCAGGTTTAACCAGTTCAGACCAGTTTCGCGTATTGATCGTCCTGTCGCCTTGTTTGATGAGCATGCTTTATACCCGCTTATTTGGAGTAAAGCTCGACAATCAGCTGTTCGTTGATGGGGAACTGAATGTCTTCGCGCTGAGGCAGAGCCTTAACGGTACCCTTGAAGTTGGGACCGTCCACTTCCAGCCAGGTCGGGCAGCCACGACGTGCGATCACGTCCTGTGCTTCTGCCAGAACCGGATTCTTGCGGTGCTTCTCATTAACAACGATCACGTCGCCAACCTTCACCTGCATGGAGGGGATGTTAGCCTTGTGGTCGTTCATGGAGAACACACCGTGGCGAACCATCTGGCGGGCCTGCTGACGGGAGTTGGCAAAGCCAAGGCGGTAGATAACGTTATCAAGACGACGTTCGAGCAGCGCAAGCAGGTTAAAACCAGTTACGCCCTTCTGCATGTCAGCCTTTTCAAAATAACCGCGGAACTGCTTTTCCAGAACGCCGTACATACGACGAACTTTCTGCTTCTCACGAAGCTGCAGTGCGTAGTCGCTCACCTTTTTACGTGCACGTCCCGCAGCGCCCGGGGCATAGGGGCGGCGGTCAAAAGCGCACTTATCGGTGTAGCAGCGATCACCCTTCAGGAACAATTTAGAACCTTCACGCCGGCAAATTCGGCACTTGGAACCATTATACTTAGCCAAGACACTATCCTCCTACTAGACGCGGCGACGCTTAGGCGGGCGGCAACCGTTGTGGGGGATGGGGGTTACGTCACGAATAAACGCGACCTTGAAGCCAGCGGCATTTACAGCGCGCATTGCAGCTTCACGACCGGAGCCAGGTCCTTTGACGTAAATGCCGACGGTACGCATGCCGTTTTCCTGTGCCTTCTTGGCAGCAGATTCGGCAGCAACCTGAGCGGCGAACGGGGTGGACTTACGAGAGCCCTTGAAGCCGCTCTGGCCAGCAGAGGACCAGCTCACAGCATTACCCCTAGTGTCCGTAAAGGTGATAATGGTGTTGTTGAAGGTAGCCTGGATATGGGCGATCCCTACGGGAATGTTCTTCTTTTCTTTCTTCTTGCCCGTGCGTTTGGGTCTAGCCATAACTATACTCTCTCAACTGAATGATTGATGGACGGGGTTGGAACCTCGTACGAGCTCAGTATGACTAAGCCGTGAACGCCGGGCCGTGGGGAAATTTTCATAGATCCCTGTGGCTCGGGAGAGATTCCACGCCTGATCCTAAGATCCGTGTAGGAACTTACTTCTTCTTCTTGCCGACAACAGCGCGACGGGGTCCCTTGCGGGTACGGGAGTTGGTCTTGGTGCGCTGGCCATTTACTGGCAGCCCACGACGATGACGAAGACCACGGTAACACCCGATATCCATCAGACGCTTGATGTTAGAGGACACTTCGCGGCGGAGATCGCCTTCAACCTTGTAGTTGGTTTCGATTTCCTTACGGATTTCGTTGACCTCTTCTGCGGTGAGGTCGTCTGCACTGCGGGTCCAGTCAACACCGGTGGTGTCGAGGATCTGGAGCGCAGTATAACGACCAATACCGAAGATGTAGGTCAGGGCGATATCCACCCGCTTGCCTCTGGGGAGGTCAACACCAGCAATTCGAGCCACAATCTACTCCTGCTTCGCTTAGCCCTGGCGCTGCTTGTGCCGGGGGTTTTCGCAAATGACTCTAAGGGTGCCCTTGCGCCGAATTACCTTGCACTTTGGGCACATCTTTTTGACAGAAGGCCTGACTTTCATGATAGACTCCATAAGTCTGGGATCGTTCTGACACAACAAACAACTCACGGCAGCACTCCGGCCGCCGGAACGGAGGTCAGTAACATCCCGTTCCGTAAAGCGTCAATACAATTTTCACTATACTGACGTTATTTATTCGGACAAGCTGAGAATCTCAGGTCCGTTTGCTGTGATGGCAACACTATGTTCGAAGTGGGCAGACAGTTTGCGGTCCTTCGTCACGGCCGTCCAGTTGTCCTCCAGAATATCCACATCGTACGAACCGACAGTAACCATGGGTTCTATCGCCAGTACCATGCCGAACTTG
This region of Desulfovibrio subterraneus genomic DNA includes:
- the selD gene encoding selenide, water dikinase SelD, with the translated sequence MTVSRPTTRPTLVDKVKAAGUAAKIAPGDLEQILASLPKDDPAGQGRVITGTSNNEDAAILHFPAGKALVQTLDFFTPIVNDPYKFGQIAAANSLSDVYAMGGEPWCAMNIVCFPVKSMPLDMLRDIIHGGYDKIRESGAVLAGGHSVEDPEIKYGLSVTGVIDPDGYTSNAALVPGDKLVLTKPIGTGVIATAIKGDWEGKDALEELLFTWAAKLNDRSGRIVRELRIKAVTDVTGFGLGGHLLEMARASKCGVVLYSSAIPFLPEAVELASMGMIPAGSFANRRHFAPSVTVDDAVDPLHRDLVFDAQTSGGLLMSVPDAMLREVLTRLEDAGEMAAVVGEVVGAHSCGHLDLLP
- a CDS encoding selenium metabolism-associated LysR family transcriptional regulator; this translates as MIDFRKLEAFCKVYELKSFSQAGKELFLSQPTISAHVLSLEKELEVQLLDRMGRMVLPTAAGEVLYQYARQAFASIEAAKAEITQLQDEITGHFVVGGSTIPAHYLIPPIISGFMKRHPGVTMELRVGDSSRIIEMVSEGEITLGIVGAQDSHPELAYTPVIDDELVFIAPTDMFPDGTSLSSRDLGRYPWIMRESGSGTRKSFTRVLADKGVDVRRFTAGLTVDSTQAVLQCVKAGLGVSMTSRLAVTDMVDRGELRIIPLTDVVVRRQFYCVHHAKRHFFPAVSGFILYLKEKTKLFRNA
- the rplQ gene encoding 50S ribosomal protein L17, translating into MRHSNSGKKLSRTPAHRKAMFRNMAKSLLTHYKLRTTEVKAKNLRSVVEPLITLALRNDLHARRQAYSVLGSHQLVKKLFDEIGPLYVGVPGGYTRVLKLGANRRGDNAPMAVIELTRKPGETAEVAQAEPKVAKEEAVKQAVAAAEAAAKAE
- a CDS encoding DNA-directed RNA polymerase subunit alpha, which gives rise to MLIKQGDRTINTRNWSELVKPETITRSGDADTQYGKFVCEPLERGYGNTIGNALRRVLLASLQGAAIVAVKISGVQHEFTTIEGVLEDVTDVILNLKQIRFGMDTEEPQKIAFTVNQKGPVTAAAIPGNQHVMVLNPDLHLFTLTEDKELTFELEVRMGKGYVPADMHEGLGDEIGLIALDASFAPVRKVAYAVEQARVGQMTNYDKLILQVWTDGSISPEDAIAYSAKIIKDQISVFINFDERISEEESSSSSADSGVNENLFKGIDELELSVRATNCLKSANITLVGELVQRSESEMLKTKNFGRKSLDEIRRVLCEMDLDFGMQVDGFEKKYQDWLKRKQQNEA
- the rpsD gene encoding 30S ribosomal protein S4, yielding MAKYNGSKCRICRREGSKLFLKGDRCYTDKCAFDRRPYAPGAAGRARKKVSDYALQLREKQKVRRMYGVLEKQFRGYFEKADMQKGVTGFNLLALLERRLDNVIYRLGFANSRQQARQMVRHGVFSMNDHKANIPSMQVKVGDVIVVNEKHRKNPVLAEAQDVIARRGCPTWLEVDGPNFKGTVKALPQREDIQFPINEQLIVELYSK
- the rpsK gene encoding 30S ribosomal protein S11 — its product is MARPKRTGKKKEKKNIPVGIAHIQATFNNTIITFTDTRGNAVSWSSAGQSGFKGSRKSTPFAAQVAAESAAKKAQENGMRTVGIYVKGPGSGREAAMRAVNAAGFKVAFIRDVTPIPHNGCRPPKRRRV
- the rpsM gene encoding 30S ribosomal protein S13, producing the protein MARIAGVDLPRGKRVDIALTYIFGIGRYTALQILDTTGVDWTRSADDLTAEEVNEIRKEIETNYKVEGDLRREVSSNIKRLMDIGCYRGLRHRRGLPVNGQRTKTNSRTRKGPRRAVVGKKKK
- the rpmJ gene encoding 50S ribosomal protein L36, translating into MKVRPSVKKMCPKCKVIRRKGTLRVICENPRHKQRQG